CTTGGGTCGACCTCGGCCATGGCCCTGCTCGCTGGCTGGCACGACCGGCAGCTCAACCGCCTGCCGGCACACCCAGCTCCCTGATCACATGCGCAGCGCGGCCGGATCGGCCCGCATCAGGCGCTTGTTCATCTTGCCGACGCTGGTCTTGACCAGCGTCTTGACGAAACTGACCTGCAATAGCACACCATAGCGCGACACACCGGCCGCCTCGATGGCGTGGGCGGCATAGTTACGCAGGGCATGCTCGGTAACCTGCTCGACAAAATCCGGCTTCAGCAAGACCAGCGCCAAGGGGCGCTCACCCCACTTATCGTCGGGAATGCCGATCACTGCCACTTCGCTGACCGCCTCATGTTTGGCAATGATGTCTTCCAGTTGCAGCGAGGACGTCCATTCGCCACCGGTCTTGATGACATCCTTGATCCGGTCAGTCACCTTGAGGTAGCCGGCCGGGTTGATGTTGCCGATGTCGGCGGTATGCAGATAGCCACCCGCCCACAGGTCTTCGGAAGCTTCCGGGGCAGCGACATAGCCCTGGGTCAACCACGGGGCGCGCACCACCACTTCGCCGGTCGCCTTGCCGTCGTGGGCAACCTCGACCATCTCCGGATCGACAATGCGCAGATCGACGAGTGGCAAGGGACGGCCAGTCTTGGCCCGGATCACCGCCTGCTCTTCCAGCGACAGCTTGAGATCGGCACTGTCGAGATGGGCAAGACTGAGCACCGGGCAGGTTTCCGACATGCCGTAGCCAGTGAACAGGTCCATGCCGCGTTTCTGGGCCGAAATCGCCATGGCTTCAGGCATCGCCGCACCGCCAATGAGGATTTTAAGGCCGCTGAAATCGGTCGTTTTGGCCGCCGGATGGCTGAGAATCATGTGCAGGATGGTCGGCACACAATGCGAAAAGCTGACCCCCTCCTCGCTGATCAGCCGGCAGATCACGTCCGGCTGATAGCGGCCGGGATAGACCTGCTTGACGCCCAGCATCGTTGCCAGATACGGGAAGCCCCAGGCATGGACATGGAACATCGGCGTCATCGGCATATACACATCCTCGCGATGGATATGCCCCTGCGCGTTGGCCCCGCCGAGCGCCGCAGCGCAGCCGAGGGTATGCAGGACAAGCTGGCGATGACTGAAATAGACGCCCTTCGGATTGCCGGTCGTGCCGGTCGTGTAGAAGGTTGTCGCTTGCGCATTCTCGTCAAAATCGGGGAATGCGAAGTCGGCTGAGGCATCGGCCAGCATCGCTTCGTATTCGGCGGCCATGTGCACCGGTGCAGGCGGCATTGCCGTCTCGTCGGAGAAGAGAATGAATGTCTTGACCGTCTCCAGCCCACCGGCGATCTGCGCCAGAATCGGGAAAAATTCGCTATTAACCAGCAGGACATCGGCTCTGGCATGGTTCAGCGTATAAAGAATCTGTTCCGGACTGAGGCGGACATTCACTGTCTGGAGGATCGCCCCCATCATCGGCACGGCAAAGAAGCATTCGAGATAACGATGACTGTCCCAGTCCATCATCGCCACCGTCTGCCCGGACTCAACGCCAAGGCCGTTCAGACCATTGGCCAGCCGGCCGATACGCTCGTTCAGGGTGCGGTAGTTGTAGCGCAGCTTGCCCTGATAGGTGATTTCCTGATCCGGCGCGATGGCCAGTGGCGTGAGCAGCAATTGCTTGATCAGCAGTGGATAGGCGTAGGCCGAGGCCGTGGACTGGATAAGTTTGACCGCCATGTCTGAATCTCCCTGTTCTATCGTTTTTCTGGCTGGCTGATGCCGCCCTCAGGGAGAATTTTACTCGCCGCAACTTTCAGCGGCTGCGCTCAACAGCAAAAATTGGGGCGCTAGTGCAGGTGCTGTTCAGCCACCGCAGCCAATTCCGACGACAAGGTGTTGGTTGCCACGGCCCGGCGCAGCGCTTCTTTCGCTTCCGTCAGCCGGCCATCCGCTTCCAGCGCCAGACCAAGCCCCAGCCACCAGCGACCTTCACCCGGCGACAGGCGGGCGGCCCGCTGGTAATGGGTGACGGCCGCCTTGTTGGCCCCCAGACGGGTCTTCAGATGGCCCTGAAAGCCGGCAAAGTCAGCGTTAGCTTCGGCGTATGACTGCGACGCAGCCAGGGTACGATCTGCCGCCGTCAAATCATTCTGTTCAAGCTGCAGACGGGCCAGCGACATTGCCCAGCCAGTCTGGCCGGGTTGCAGCTCAAGTCCCTCGCGCAAGACGCTGATCGCTTCATCGTTCTTGCGCATTTCAAGGAGTTGGCGCAGCAGCATCTGCCGCGCCAGCACGTAGGTCGGGTCTTGCTTGAGGGCGGCGCGGAAGCCTTCTATGGCCTCAACACTACGTCCGGAAGCCAGGGCGTTTTCCGCCTTGCGGTATTCGCCGTCGGCACGGTCGCGCGGCGTCGTCAGGACCGCACTCTTTTCGATCTTGACCGGACCGGTCGGCGCGGCCTGCGGCGTCACCGACGCAACGGGCGCAGCGTCCGGCTTTGGCCGGACAGCCGGCACGACAGGATCGGGCACAGCCAGAATAGTGGCGGCCTGCAGGACCGGGGCGACGGCCTGCACCGGTTCGCTGGCCGGAACGGGCTTATCGACCACCGGCGGCAATTGTGCGGGCGCAGCGGCCGGCACCAGCGTTGGCGGAGCAACCAGCGCCGGGGTGGGGCTGACTGCGGCTTGAGGTGCTGGCGCAGGGGCCGGCGGGGTGCCGGAACCGGGCAACAGCGTCCCGTTGGCGAGGAGGACAGCCACACCCAGCAAGGGGACGCCAACCAGCAGAACCGGCTTGACCCAGCGCCCGGTGTCGGCCGGAGCCGCGGGCAGTGAACGAATTTCGCGCTGCAGGCTTTGCCGGGCCGGATCATCGGGGCGTTTGGCCTCGATATTGCGCAGCATGTCGTTGATCAGGCTCATATCACCACCATCCGGCCGAAGCCGCGCCTTCGGTATCAGCCGCCGCCCGACGAACGTGGATCGGCTTTACCGCGTGTTCACCTTCCCCAAAAACCGACAGCAGCGATTTATGGGCCAGAATATTGAGCAGGCGCGGCGTGCCGCGGCTGGCTTTGTGCAGGCAGCGAACGGCCGCCGAACCGAACAATTCGCTGCCGCGATAGCCGGCAACGCGCAAGCGATGCGCCAGGTAATTGGCCACCTCTTCACGAACCAGACCCTTGATCCGGTAATGAAAGGCAATGCGCTGCAGCAACTGGCGAACCGATTGGTCGGCCAGTTTGCGATCCAGTTCCGGCTGACCGAACAAGATGATCTGCAGCAACTTGCGTTTTTCCGTTTCAAGATTCGACAGCAAACGCAGCGATTCGAGCGTCTCCAGCGGCATGGCCTGCGCCTCGTCGATGCAGACAACCACCTGACGGTCGGCGGCGGCGTGTTCCAGCAGCGCCCGGTTGATG
The DNA window shown above is from Dechloromonas sp. HYN0024 and carries:
- a CDS encoding fatty acid--CoA ligase, translating into MAVKLIQSTASAYAYPLLIKQLLLTPLAIAPDQEITYQGKLRYNYRTLNERIGRLANGLNGLGVESGQTVAMMDWDSHRYLECFFAVPMMGAILQTVNVRLSPEQILYTLNHARADVLLVNSEFFPILAQIAGGLETVKTFILFSDETAMPPAPVHMAAEYEAMLADASADFAFPDFDENAQATTFYTTGTTGNPKGVYFSHRQLVLHTLGCAAALGGANAQGHIHREDVYMPMTPMFHVHAWGFPYLATMLGVKQVYPGRYQPDVICRLISEEGVSFSHCVPTILHMILSHPAAKTTDFSGLKILIGGAAMPEAMAISAQKRGMDLFTGYGMSETCPVLSLAHLDSADLKLSLEEQAVIRAKTGRPLPLVDLRIVDPEMVEVAHDGKATGEVVVRAPWLTQGYVAAPEASEDLWAGGYLHTADIGNINPAGYLKVTDRIKDVIKTGGEWTSSLQLEDIIAKHEAVSEVAVIGIPDDKWGERPLALVLLKPDFVEQVTEHALRNYAAHAIEAAGVSRYGVLLQVSFVKTLVKTSVGKMNKRLMRADPAALRM
- a CDS encoding lipopolysaccharide assembly protein LapB produces the protein MSLINDMLRNIEAKRPDDPARQSLQREIRSLPAAPADTGRWVKPVLLVGVPLLGVAVLLANGTLLPGSGTPPAPAPAPQAAVSPTPALVAPPTLVPAAAPAQLPPVVDKPVPASEPVQAVAPVLQAATILAVPDPVVPAVRPKPDAAPVASVTPQAAPTGPVKIEKSAVLTTPRDRADGEYRKAENALASGRSVEAIEGFRAALKQDPTYVLARQMLLRQLLEMRKNDEAISVLREGLELQPGQTGWAMSLARLQLEQNDLTAADRTLAASQSYAEANADFAGFQGHLKTRLGANKAAVTHYQRAARLSPGEGRWWLGLGLALEADGRLTEAKEALRRAVATNTLSSELAAVAEQHLH
- a CDS encoding ExeA family protein gives rise to the protein MYLDHFGLTELPFGITPDTSYTVITRSHQEALNTLLIALASGEGFIKITGEVGTGKTLLCRRLLQALPEGSVSAYLPNPYLAPRTLQLALAEELGLEVSPDSDDYHLLQSINRALLEHAAADRQVVVCIDEAQAMPLETLESLRLLSNLETEKRKLLQIILFGQPELDRKLADQSVRQLLQRIAFHYRIKGLVREEVANYLAHRLRVAGYRGSELFGSAAVRCLHKASRGTPRLLNILAHKSLLSVFGEGEHAVKPIHVRRAAADTEGAASAGWW